A portion of the Pseudoalteromonas luteoviolacea genome contains these proteins:
- a CDS encoding NUDIX domain-containing protein: MKEISQYNREHVMFNASPKKVLYDGFFKIEEYVFEHALFEGGISEPIRREILERGHAVAVLPYDPISDQVLLIEQIRVGALATKESPWLLECIAGMAEGSEDLEAVARKEAQEEAGLELGELHYMRSYLSSPGGTTERLYLYLAQVDLRDYQGGTFGLPEEGEDIKAHVMSYDEAMCRLESEEIDNAATVISLQWLALNKSKLSFK, from the coding sequence ATGAAAGAAATTAGCCAATACAACCGAGAGCATGTGATGTTCAATGCGTCGCCGAAGAAGGTATTGTATGACGGTTTTTTCAAAATTGAAGAATATGTGTTTGAGCATGCATTGTTCGAAGGTGGGATAAGTGAGCCAATACGTCGAGAAATACTTGAGCGAGGTCATGCAGTTGCAGTATTGCCATATGATCCTATCAGCGATCAGGTTCTATTGATTGAGCAAATAAGAGTAGGTGCTTTGGCAACAAAAGAGTCACCTTGGTTGTTAGAGTGTATAGCTGGAATGGCCGAAGGGAGCGAAGATTTAGAAGCTGTTGCTAGAAAAGAAGCACAAGAAGAGGCGGGATTAGAACTCGGCGAATTACACTATATGCGTTCATATTTATCTAGTCCTGGTGGTACTACGGAGCGCCTATACTTATATCTTGCACAAGTGGATTTGCGAGACTATCAAGGGGGCACATTTGGCTTGCCCGAAGAAGGGGAAGATATTAAAGCCCATGTAATGTCATATGATGAGGCGATGTGTAGGTTAGAATCAGAGGAAATAGATAACGCTGCGACAG